The DNA sequence AATGGTGAAAAGAAAATACTTGAGGGATCTGAGCTTTCTGTTCTGGAATTGCTGCAGACAAACAAAGTTGACATGCCGGATATGGTGTCTGTGCAGCTTAACGGGGAATTTGTCCAAAGGCAGCAGTATAAGACAGCTCTTGTGAAAGATGGTGACGAAGTCGATTTCCTCTATTTTATGGGAGGGGGACAGTGAAAGGTTTCACAACCAGAGCTGTTCACGGGAAATCTTCCACAGCTGCAGAGCATGGGGCTTTGAGACCCCCGCTTTATGAGGCTGCTGCATTTGAATTTGAATCGTCTGCGGATCTGGAGTTGGCGTTCAGGGGTAATAAGCCTCTGCACGTCT is a window from the Chitinispirillum alkaliphilum genome containing:
- a CDS encoding thiamine biosynthesis protein ThiS — encoded protein: MEISVNGEKKILEGSELSVLELLQTNKVDMPDMVSVQLNGEFVQRQQYKTALVKDGDEVDFLYFMGGGQ